A single genomic interval of Helianthus annuus cultivar XRQ/B chromosome 13, HanXRQr2.0-SUNRISE, whole genome shotgun sequence harbors:
- the LOC110901841 gene encoding cyclin-dependent kinase inhibitor 3-like produces MGKYMRKPKFTGNTIVVLDVSLGVRTRAKTQALQKLQALNLSAATPPSPAMVTEQHTESCYLELRSRRLEKPLAQLLMCCRQRNLNPSGLNSSYSNDGGW; encoded by the coding sequence ATGGGGAAATACATGAGGAAACCTAAATTCACCGGAAACACAATAGTTGTACTCGATGTTTCTCTCGGTGTTCGAACCAGAGCTAAAACCCAAGCGTTGCAGAAACTTCAAGCTCTCAATTTGTCCGCCGCAACGCCACCGTCTCCGGCGATGGTGACAGAACAACATACGGAATCATGTTATCTGGAACTACGCAGCCGTAGGCTGGAGAAGCCTCTGGCTCAACTATTAATGTGCTGCCGACAACGAAACCTTAACCCTAGTGGTTTGAACTCTTCTTATTCCAACGATGGCGGCTGGTAG